The region GATTAGAATGACATGACAAAGGTTAATGAATACAGTACTAAGAAGTGGATTATCGAAACGAGTATGCTATGTAGTTAGTAGAGCAGAAATATAAAGTGTAGATGCTTATACCTGAACCTCAACCAGACCAGTACTCTGTGCGAGAACAACCTCAACTGTGCCGTCAGGTTTAGGTCTCCAGTAACCGCTCTCGGCATGCATAGGCTCGCCGGAGCTCAATTTCCAAGTTTTCGAGGAATAAGCAATCACAGGCTTGTTGCGCAAGATGCAAAACGTCACCATAATCAATTTTACAGTGAGAAAAGCAAAATCATAGCCGACATCCACTTCGCGGAGATAGAACTGTTACCTTATTGTCCAGATTCGAGAACTGGATCTCTTCCCCGTACTTGAAGGAGGCGATGGTGGGAAAACAACCCTCGCCTTGGCCTCTCCAAGTCCCGAGCAAGTAGGATAGCGGTTTCACCGCCGGATGTACGTGTAACGCCGCCGTTGAGGACAGCATCGAGGCCTCGCTGCAACCGCCACCGCCACAGCCGGTGCCGTCAATCTCTCCGGGCAGTAATCCCGGCCGTCTCTCTTTCTAAGACCTTTTCTCTTCGTGTGAAGACAAAACCGAAGTCCTATCTCTCCCCGCCAGATTACTTGGTCGAACGAAACAAAACATA is a window of Diospyros lotus cultivar Yz01 chromosome 10, ASM1463336v1, whole genome shotgun sequence DNA encoding:
- the LOC127810944 gene encoding peroxynitrite isomerase Rv2717c isoform X1 — its product is MLSSTAALHVHPAVKPLSYLLGTWRGQGEGCFPTIASFKYGEEIQFSNLDNKKPVIAYSSKTWKLSSGEPMHAESGYWRPKPDGTVEVVLAQSTGLVEVQKGTHNAEEKVVKLQSELVGNASKVREITRVFNLVNGELAYVVEMATNQTSLQKHLKASLKKL
- the LOC127810944 gene encoding peroxynitrite isomerase Rv2717c isoform X2 is translated as MLSSTAALHVHPAVKPLSYLLGTWRGQGEGCFPTIASFKYGEEIQFSNLDNKPVIAYSSKTWKLSSGEPMHAESGYWRPKPDGTVEVVLAQSTGLVEVQKGTHNAEEKVVKLQSELVGNASKVREITRVFNLVNGELAYVVEMATNQTSLQKHLKASLKKL